AGCACGCGCTCCCAGCCCTTGCGCACCAGGGACACGTCCACGGGATCGAGGTTCAGCACGGTCAGGAAGCGGTTCAGCAGCTTGCCGTCCGCCCCCTGCACGCCGAAGCTCTTCTGATGGCTCTGCATGCTCGTCAGCAGGACCTCGCGCGGCAGTTCCAGATAGAGCGGCGCGAAGCTCGCCAGGATGGGGCGCGGCCATTCGACCAGCCCCGAGACCTCGTCCAGGAGCGACTCGTTCCAGACGATGCTGCCGCCCGCCTCGGCGGCCAGGCGGTCGCCCTCGGAACGGATGAAGGCCTTGCGCTCCTTGGGGTCGAGGACCACGCGGCACTGCTCGCGCACGATGCCCTCGTAGGCCTCGGCGTTCGGCACCTCGAAAGGCCCGGGGCCCATGACGCGATGGCCGAAGGTCCGGCGGCCGGAGGTGATGTCCTCCAGGGCGAAGGGCACGACCTCGCTACCCAGGAGCGCCAGGAGCCAGCGCACCGGACGGCCGAAGCCGATCTCGCGCGAGCCCCAGCGCATCTTCTTGGGGAAGGACAGGGAGAGGACCGCCTTGCGGCAGATCTCGGGCAGGATGTCCAGGCTCTTGCCGCCGCCGGTGGTCTTGCGGCAGGCCACGTACTCCCCCTTGTCCGTGGTCACGGTGAAGAGCGCCGACGGCTCCACGCCCTGGCCGCGGGCAAAGCCCTGCCCGGCCTTGGTGGGGTTGTCGTCCGCGTCGAAGGCCACCTTGGCCGGAGGACCGGTGACGACCTCCTCCTCGCTGCGCTGCACCTCGGCCACGTCCAGGGCCTCGACGACAACGCGGCGCGGCGTGCCGAAGGCGAAGATGCGGCCGTAGTCGATCTTGGCGGCGATCAGCTCGCCGGCCACCAGCCGCTGCAGCTCCTCGGCCAGCCCGGGGAAGAAGCGGGCCGGCATTTCCTCTGTGCCGATCTCGAGAACAAAAGAGGGCATCGTCTGCCTACCTCGCGGTCTTCAAAAGGGGATAGTCCATGTCCTTGCGCTGGGCTGCGTACAGCCGGGCCACGCGGCCCGCCAGGTTGCGCACGCGGTGGATGTATCCGGTGCGCTCGGTGATGGAGATGGCGCCGCGCGCGTCGAGCAGGTTGAAGGTGTGCGAGCACTTCAGGCAGTAGTCGTAGGCGGGCCAGGGCAGGCCTTCCTCGGAAAGCCGCAGGCACTCCTTCTCGAAGGCGGCGAAATTGGCGAAGAGCAGTTCCGTGTCGGCAAGCTCGAAATTGTACTTGGACTGCTCGACCTCGTTCTGGTGGTGGACCTGGCCGTAGGTCACGCGGTCGTTCCAGGCCAGGTCGTAGACCGACTCCTTCTCCTGCAGGTACATGCAGATGCGCTCGAGCCCGTAGGTCAGCTCCACGCTCACGGGAGTGAGGTCGATGCCGCCCACCTGCTGGAAGTAGGTGAACTGCGTGACCTCCATGCCGTTCAGCCACACCTCCCAGCCGAGTCCCCAGGCGCCCAGCGTCGGCGACTCCCAGTCGTCCTCGACGAAGCGTATGTCGTGCTCCTCGGCCTTCACGCCCAGCGCGGCCAGGCTCTTCAGGTAGAGCTCCTGGACGTTGTCGGGCGAAGGCTTCAGGATGACCTGGAACTGGTAGTAGTGCTGCAGCCGGTTCGGGTTCTCGCCGTAGCGGCCGTCGGTGGGACGACGCGAAGGCTCGACGTAGGCCACGCTCCACGGCTCGGGGCCGATGACGCGCAGGAAGGTGTGCGGGTTGAAGGTGCCCGCGCCGACCTCGATGTCGCAGGGCTGGCCGATGAGGCAGCCCTGCTCGGCCCAGAAGCGCTGCAAGGTCAATATGACGTTCTGAAAGGTCATGCTGTCCCCTTGTCCCCGGTGCGGCCGGGCTTCAGATCCGCCGGTAGCGGCCTGAATCCCAGACCAGACCGAGATGGTACTCGATGAAACGGTCAACGGCGACGGAGCATTCGCGCCTGACGGCGGGCGAAACGTCGAAAGCGGGCCAGACGTCCGGATCGCTCCGGGAAAGAAGCTGCAAGGTCTGCGCGGCTTCGCGGCCGAGCACGACACGCTGCCGCAGGTCACGCCCGCACTCCGCGCAGGCCAGGCGGCCGCTCTCGACGCCGAAATGCGCCAAGGCAATGTCGTTTAATCTCTTGCCGCAGACATGGCAAGAAGCGAGTTCCGGCCAGAAGCCCAGTGCGAACAGCACCCGCGCCCTGAAGAAGAGCGGCAGGGCCTCTGGAATGCGGTCTTCCCCCTCCAGAAGTTCAAGCACACCTTGAAGGGTCTCGAAGACCACCGGGGTGCTCTGCGCGCCGTCCTGCACGGCCTCGGCGAACTTGAGGCAGTTGGCGGCCAGCCCGAGGCGGGCGAGGTCCGTGCGCAGTCGCGGATAGCCGTGCACGAGACTGGCCTCTTTGAGCTGGAGGTAGCGTCCGGCGCGATCCGTGCCCGCGTGCACGAGGACCAGGTTGAAGGCATCGAGACAGCCCCCGAAACGGCGCCTGCTGCGGCTCCCCCCGAAGGCGAAGGCCTGAAA
Above is a genomic segment from Desulfovibrio sp. X2 containing:
- the glyQ gene encoding glycine--tRNA ligase subunit alpha — protein: MTFQNVILTLQRFWAEQGCLIGQPCDIEVGAGTFNPHTFLRVIGPEPWSVAYVEPSRRPTDGRYGENPNRLQHYYQFQVILKPSPDNVQELYLKSLAALGVKAEEHDIRFVEDDWESPTLGAWGLGWEVWLNGMEVTQFTYFQQVGGIDLTPVSVELTYGLERICMYLQEKESVYDLAWNDRVTYGQVHHQNEVEQSKYNFELADTELLFANFAAFEKECLRLSEEGLPWPAYDYCLKCSHTFNLLDARGAISITERTGYIHRVRNLAGRVARLYAAQRKDMDYPLLKTAR
- the recO gene encoding DNA repair protein RecO codes for the protein MEFTEKALVMKTGRFREADLWVRLLGPNRGLFQAFAFGGSRSRRRFGGCLDAFNLVLVHAGTDRAGRYLQLKEASLVHGYPRLRTDLARLGLAANCLKFAEAVQDGAQSTPVVFETLQGVLELLEGEDRIPEALPLFFRARVLFALGFWPELASCHVCGKRLNDIALAHFGVESGRLACAECGRDLRQRVVLGREAAQTLQLLSRSDPDVWPAFDVSPAVRRECSVAVDRFIEYHLGLVWDSGRYRRI